In Leptospira perdikensis, the genomic window ATTTTACAAGAGTTGGATCCTTTGCAGTAGTTTGTAAGACCTGTGGAAATATTTGTCTGTGCACGAGACGATCCATAATTTCTAGGATCGGAAGTTCCATCGTATCCAATAAAAATTCTAGTTCCGCCAACCGAGTTTACGGAAGATCCCCAATAGCTGTTTACGTCAGTAGTTCCGACACCGTTATGATTTTTGTCTGATTTTCCATGAATGAAGACCGTGTAAGTTTGGGCACTTAGGGATCCCGCTAAAAAAACGGCTGTTAGTGTGGCTAATATCTTTCGCATTTGGTTGTCCTGGTTCAAAGGTATGTTCCCTTTGTTTTATAAGTTTGGCAAAAGATTGACAAGAAATTTTTTTCCAAATTTAGACAAAATTTTAACATAATTTTGCCATTGTCAGAGTTTCTCTGACAATTTTTGGTCTGAATCCTAGGATTTTGCTAGGGGTATGCGAATCGAGAAGAGGGTTTTCCCTGGTTGGCTTTCGACTTGGATGCTGCCGTTGTGGTTTTGGATGATTTTTTGAACGATGGAAAGACCGAGTCCTGTCCCCATACCGAGCTCCTTGGTGGTGAAAAAAGGCTCAAAAATCCGAGGGAGGATGTCTTCGGGGATTCCCTTGCCATTGTCTTCGATTGTGACTCGGGCATCGGACACTTCCTCCTGCAAAAGGATTCGGATCTTACCCCCTTCCTTCGGGCAGGCTTGGATTGAATTGTAGATGAGGTTGGTCCAAACTTGTACGAGCTCATCGGCATGACCAAGGATCACAGGATCTCCACTCACTTTCCAATCGATTTCAATGTTTTGTTTCCAACTGGTAGAATACATAGAGAGAACTGAATCGATCCCTTCTTTGAGAGAGAGGAGTTTTTGGGATTCTTTGGGACCGGAATAAGAATGGTGTTTGAGCGCAAAAACAATTTTGGAAGCCCGTTCCACCGCAGTTTCAATGATCCCCAAATGAAATCCAATGACAAAGTCGTTTAGTTGTGACTGGAATACATTCCTTCCATCTTCCGTATCAAATAAAGTTTGGTATTCTTCGGGAACAGTTTCAATGTTAAAATCAAAACATGTGTCTGCGAGAGATATGGGATCGGAAATAGATTTTGATTTGAAGAAAGCGATGAGTTCTTTTTTTCTTTTGAACCGAGATGTGACTTCGGAGCGTTTTTGGTTTTTGAATTCTGCGATGAATTTTTCAGCTAAAAAATCATGTTCAGATTTTTTAGGGCTCATGACATTACTTTGTCCATCTTTGATGAACTGAATGCTCCCTTTAATTGCTGCTAGTGGATTGTTGATTTCATGAGCCACACTGGCAGCGATTTTTCCAAGTGTTGACATCCTTTCTGCTTGTAGAAGTTGTTCTTGGGTCTCTTTTAATTCTAAGATGGATTGGTTTAATGATTCAGTACGTTCTTCAATTTTTTGTTCCAATTGAAGTCTTGCGTCACGAACAATCGATATCATTTCATTAAAACTATTCGAAAGTTCTCCGATCTCATCTCTACTCGACACTTTTACGGTAACAAGTAAGTCGCCGGCTTGCATTTTTCTAATCCCAGCAAGTAATCTCGTTAAGGGGTAAACGATACTTGTTTTATGTAATACTGGATACAACATAAAAATTGTAAATAAGGAGAATAGTAGCGTGACTATGAGCCAAACCACTGTTTGGTGTACTGCATTTCTGTATTCAATGTATGGGATGGCAATAAAAAAGTGGTGGTTTTTAGCATGAAAATCAGATGTCCAATAAATACTACTTGGATCGTTGGAAAATGATTCTACTTTGAAGGATTCAAAAGTTGCAGGCCGATTTTGAATTTGTTTTATGTAGTCTTTTGTGAAATCAGTTTTGTTAATCCGAAAGTTTTGGTCTTGGATATCGATTACCAATTCAGAAAGATAAACAAATGGATAAGTGGCACCTAACTCTAATTGTGTTTTTATGCTATGTTTTTCGCGACTCATCTCATTTTGGAAATCTACGCGGAATCGATTGAATAAAAAATTTGCAACGATAGAAAGGATCAAATACAAAACCGTTAAGTTGAAGGTCATGATTTTGAATCCAACGGTTGACGGAATGGTTTCTTGGTTGAGCGAAACCAAAATGATAATCGTCATGATAATGATTGTTAGGTTAGTGAGCAAAAATAAAAAGGTAGGTTTACTAAAATAATTTAGGTCGACCAAAATGTCTGCAAATGAGAGAGAAAGGATTCCAAAAATGGCTAAAAGGAATCCTCCCGTATTTCTTTTTTTGGATCCTTCAAACCGAAAGTATTTTGCGATCAGTACAATAATGGTATTCCCAAGGATCAAACACAAAACCCCGGCAATGGACAGAATCGAAAGTTGGATGATGGTGGATGAGGCATGTTGGTTCGGAACATAAAATTCCATTTTTGGATCAAATAGGATCTCTCGGAAAAAGAAACCAGTTCCATTGGCTAGGATGGCAACACTTGCAAGGAGGATATGGATACGATGGCTCCAATTTTTCCAACGGGGGAAACTGTTTACCTGAAATCCAAAGGCAAGTTGTGATGCGGATACACCCATGATCAGAATGGCAGGGTTTTTCAAAAAAACAAATACATACGCGGTCCAGGGCGCTACGAACGAATTACAAATGGACCAAGCCACTGACCAGATAAAAAGACAGGCCAGTGGGAGAAGAAGGCCACGAAAGGTGGGTGTTAAATCCTCCTTTCTCGCCATAAAATAGACAAAGGCAATTCCACTTACCAAACAGAGGCCAAAATAGAAGAAACTATAAAGATTGAGTAAGGGTGCCAAGCAATCTAGGTATGCACGATTTTTGACTTTAGGCAAGCATTTCGCGGTTCTTGGGGAATTTCATTGGTGCGGTGCACAAAATTGCGGTTGCCTGGATGTGGGCCTGGGAAATCATGGACTTATTGTGCGATGCACAAATGAAAGCCTTTAAAAAGAGGACCTGATGCGAAAAATAAACCCACTCACACAAATCCTAGGAACGAGTTTCTTCCTCCTAATTTTCCTTTTTGAATCTTACGGAAAAATAAGTTCCGCCGGCCTTAGTGTTCGAAACGAATCCTCCAAGAGAAAATTGGAAGTTTACATAGCGAAACACCGGCCTTCCCTTTCTTCTAAAGAGCGAATCGAACTTGTTTCTGCTATGGAAAACGCCTCTCTCAACCTGAGATTGCCTTTGGGAAACAAAAGGGAACGAATTGATAAACTTGGATTTTTAGTTGGTCTCGTCCAAACCGAATCCCAATTTCACAAACGAGCGAAGTCCCATAAGGGAGCTCTCGGCCTGATGCAAGTGATGCCGGCAACTGCTAAGTGGTTGGCTGCAAAAGAAGGAATACCATTTTCTTCTGAAAAAGACTTATATGATCCAGAAATCAATCTGCAGATTGGTGTTTTGTATTTGAATTATTTAATCGAACGAACGGACTCTTTGGATGCTGCTTTGTTATCTTATAATGCAGGACTTGGTGGTTATAAACGATTTGGAGGCATTCCGGAGTATTCGCAGTCCGTTTACCGATACTACGAAGATTGGAAATCAATGCCTATGCCAACACAAAGTATGATTTCAGAATCCGTTGCCAGTCTTCTTTCTATTTAAATTTTACTTTACATAGTTTTAAAACCGACAAGGCTCTTATCCGTTTTATAAAACAAAAGGATGGGAGCGTATGGATTTAATTCGTAGATACGGTGTGTATCTAGCAGCTGTTATATTGGTCGTGATTGGCCTTATCTTCTTTTTAAATAAGGATAATGCGGGTTCTGATCAAGATGCTAGCGAGAAAGCCAGACAAGAAAGGATGGCAAGTAGTTCTGATCCAACGCAAAACGACGGAACCTCTGGTGGTGGTTCTGATTCTTCCGGTGGAATTCCTGATGATGGAGCCACTCCTGAATACATTTTAGAAAAATATTTAGAATGGGCCGAATATCCTCCGTTTTCAAGACCAATGTCCATTCTAAATCATGACTTAGCATTCCCCTTTATCATTGAAACATCTCCCGATTATTCCATTGATCCAAAAACGAACGAACCAACGGGATACGTATGTTTATTCCAACCAAAAACTTGGGCTGTCATTGGAAACAAGGACATGATGTATGTAACTTTGGAATGTCGGGATAAAGCAAGAAACCGTGTAAAGGTATCTATCGATTCTCACCAAGTATTTAAAGAATGGGAAGGCCAAAGGTTTGGTGTTGTCAGTGCATCAGTGAACGACAATGGAACCGATGGTGACCAAACACGTGGAGATAACATTTTTACTTTTTCTTGGAAACCACAAAAAGCTGATTGGGGACAGATGTCTCTCGTAGCGGAAATTACTTATGGTCCAGAGAATCTCAAAACCACTTTAACCTCTAGTTTTTTTTCCAGTCCTTCCATTCCAGCAGAGTTTAATGGGGTATTCTCAGATTCCTTACACGATGGATCTCTTATTGTT contains:
- a CDS encoding HAMP domain-containing sensor histidine kinase; its protein translation is MAPLLNLYSFFYFGLCLVSGIAFVYFMARKEDLTPTFRGLLLPLACLFIWSVAWSICNSFVAPWTAYVFVFLKNPAILIMGVSASQLAFGFQVNSFPRWKNWSHRIHILLASVAILANGTGFFFREILFDPKMEFYVPNQHASSTIIQLSILSIAGVLCLILGNTIIVLIAKYFRFEGSKKRNTGGFLLAIFGILSLSFADILVDLNYFSKPTFLFLLTNLTIIIMTIIILVSLNQETIPSTVGFKIMTFNLTVLYLILSIVANFLFNRFRVDFQNEMSREKHSIKTQLELGATYPFVYLSELVIDIQDQNFRINKTDFTKDYIKQIQNRPATFESFKVESFSNDPSSIYWTSDFHAKNHHFFIAIPYIEYRNAVHQTVVWLIVTLLFSLFTIFMLYPVLHKTSIVYPLTRLLAGIRKMQAGDLLVTVKVSSRDEIGELSNSFNEMISIVRDARLQLEQKIEERTESLNQSILELKETQEQLLQAERMSTLGKIAASVAHEINNPLAAIKGSIQFIKDGQSNVMSPKKSEHDFLAEKFIAEFKNQKRSEVTSRFKRKKELIAFFKSKSISDPISLADTCFDFNIETVPEEYQTLFDTEDGRNVFQSQLNDFVIGFHLGIIETAVERASKIVFALKHHSYSGPKESQKLLSLKEGIDSVLSMYSTSWKQNIEIDWKVSGDPVILGHADELVQVWTNLIYNSIQACPKEGGKIRILLQEEVSDARVTIEDNGKGIPEDILPRIFEPFFTTKELGMGTGLGLSIVQKIIQNHNGSIQVESQPGKTLFSIRIPLAKS
- a CDS encoding lytic transglycosylase domain-containing protein; this translates as MRKINPLTQILGTSFFLLIFLFESYGKISSAGLSVRNESSKRKLEVYIAKHRPSLSSKERIELVSAMENASLNLRLPLGNKRERIDKLGFLVGLVQTESQFHKRAKSHKGALGLMQVMPATAKWLAAKEGIPFSSEKDLYDPEINLQIGVLYLNYLIERTDSLDAALLSYNAGLGGYKRFGGIPEYSQSVYRYYEDWKSMPMPTQSMISESVASLLSI